A single window of Carassius auratus strain Wakin unplaced genomic scaffold, ASM336829v1 scaf_tig00035131, whole genome shotgun sequence DNA harbors:
- the LOC113081867 gene encoding GTPase IMAP family member 7-like has product MSSPSATAETTDSGDVQTRKRSGSFDFEHPNMSLRRMVLVGKTGAGKSSSGNTILGRKAFRATQSASSVTKECCKETGEVADRQLMLVDCPGIFDTSLSEKELIKEMSKCINMTAPGPHAIILVIKPGPFTKEEKLSVEKIRAVFGEAADKHTIILFTHGDKLSESIEKTLNEAQDDLKHLIQLCGGRYHVFDNTRVCDRKQVLEFLEKVDNMLLTNEDKYYTSPMFQHVEEMLKDKEEELRKEYSQMIQQLTATFNEEKTQLEETIKHLKESGQEKDQKIKELDEQLKKKDTHFKEFLRFYKQKCRAARQEVEETQVKENIPEIRRQLQKLRV; this is encoded by the exons ATGTCGTCTCCAAGCGCCACAGCAGAGACAACAG ATTCGGGTGATGTTCAGACAAGGAAAAGAAGTGGTAGTTTTGATTTCGAACATCCAAATA TGTCTCTGAGAAGGATGGTGCTTGTGGGAAAGACTGGAGCTGGTAAAAGTTCCTCAGGAAACACCATCCTGGGCAGAAAAGCTTTCAGAGCCACACAGAGTGCTTCATCTGTTACTAAAGAGTGCTGTAAAGAGACTGGAGAGGTGGCTGACCGTCAGCTGATGCTGGTGGATTGTCCAGGGATCTTTGATACGTCCCTCTCAGAGAAAGAACTCATAAAGGAGATGAGTAAATGCATAAACATGACAGCTCCTGGACCTCACGCCATCATCCTGGTCATCAAGCCTGGACCATTCACAAAAGAAGAGAAGCTCTCTGTGGAGAAGATCAGAGCCGTCTTTGGAGAAGCAGCAGATAAACACACGATCATCCTCTTCACTCACGGTGATAAACTCTCAGAAAGCATCGAGAAGACGCTGAATGAAGCGCAAGATGATTTAAAACATCTCATACAATTATGCGGTGGACGGTATCATGTGTTTGACAACACAAGAGTTTGTGATCGCAAACAGGTTTTGGAGTTCCTAGAGAAGGTTGATAACATGTTGCTCACGAATGAGGATAAATATTACACCAGTCCTATGTTTCAGCATGTGGAAGAAATGCTGAAAGACAAAGAGGAAGAGCTCAGAAAAGAATACAGTCAGATGATACAGCAACTGACGGCCACGTTTAACGAAGAAAAGACCCAACTGGAGGAGACCATTAAACACCTGAAAGAATCTGGGCAGGAAAAAGACCAGAAAATAAAAGAGTTGGATGAGCAACTGAAAAAGAAAGACACACATTTTAAGGAGTTTTTGCGTTTTTATAAGCAGAAATGCAGAGCTGCGAGACAAGAGGTGGAAGAGACACAAGTGAAAGAGAACATCCCAGAGATCAGAAGACAACTCCAAAAGCTTCGTGTCTGA